A region of the Desulfobacter postgatei 2ac9 genome:
GACCTTGAAATAGTATGGATTTTCGTACTTCCTCAGGTCCAGGTGGTTTTCCTCTATTAATTGCTTGACCTGAGCCAATTTCTCTTGTTTTTCTTTTTCCCGGTTGAACTGGCGGTTGAGTTCTGCGCTTCGTTTGGCCTGGGCTAACTGCTCTTGCCGGGTTTTGTTGATTTCAGGCGTGTTGTTCTTGCCTTTATTTTCTTTCCGCTGAGCCCGTTTCTCTTTGTTGGCTTTGTTCGCCTGCTTTTTATCAGCTACCCCGGCTTTCAGTAGCTGATCTTGTAAAGATAATCCCATTTATTCCCTCCCCCGTTGTAATTATCTTCACAATAATATAGCCAGCAGGACAGTAGTTCAACCATAATTGATTTTTGAAGTCAGGGCCATCTCGGGTTTCATCTCTTCTTCCCCAAATTTTTTTGTCAATAGTCCGGCTATAAACTAAAAATTTGTTCTTAAAAATTTCTAAATACTTCAAGGTTGCCGAGTCTCTAAAGCGCGGCAGCGACTGAAAGTGACATAGGATGATTTCTGCCACGAGTCGGCCGATCCCACCTATAAATCGGTCACGGGAGCTGATCCTCTTTTACTGCGACCACCGGTTGTTTATCTCTGAAAAAAACAGTTCGGCTCCAAAAGAAAAAATTCTGATGGAGCCCTGCCACTGCCGGCAAATGTGGGTTTCAATTCAAAAACAGAAAAAAAAGTACAAAAAGCCCGGCAAATCTCCTGTGTGTAAAGATGGTAGGATAGTTGCGGCTGCCTTTTGGATTGAATCTTAACCCATTTTTACAGACGTCATGAGGATTTCTGCTTCAAGGTATCAAGATTGCCTCTGTAGTAGACTGCCGCTTTGCCCAGACATTTGTTGTCTCATAAGAAATCAAGTAGCGCAGCATTAAATGCTTCCGATTGCTCAATGTTTGCCATATGACCGGCAGCGGACAACATGCAAAGTTGCGCGCCGGGAATCCGCTCGGCCAAATCCGTTGATTTTTCCGGCGGAATCGCCTTATCCTCGCGGGCGCCGATGACCAATACCGGGATACTCAGCTGAGGCAGCAACGACGATGAATCGCCCCGATCCCGAATCGACTCTAACCCCAAAACCAGACCGGAGGCAGAGGTCGCCGCCATCCAGCCGCGCACCTCCTCTACCAACTCAGGATGGGCAGCAACAGTCCCGTCCGCGAAAAGAAGCGGGGTAAAAGCATTTGACACCGCTTCCGGCCGACCTGCTTTAATCTCGGCGATCAGATGGTTGCGCTTGCCCCGGGCGGTTTCATCG
Encoded here:
- a CDS encoding alpha/beta fold hydrolase, yielding MQTELNGIKLAYDEAGEGPAVLLIHGFPLCRQMWRPQAKALAAAGFRAVTPDLRGFGESESGTQVGSTDLLADDLIALLDYLGIEKAVVGGMSMGGYVMLNLLARYPQRFSAACFIVTRADADDETARGKRNHLIAEIKAGRPEAVSNAFTPLLFADGTVAAHPELVEEVRGWMAATSASGLVLGLESIRDRGDSSSLLPQLSIPVLVIGAREDKAIPPEKSTDLAERIPGAQLCMLSAAGHMANIEQSEAFNAALLDFL
- a CDS encoding DUF2058 domain-containing protein: MGLSLQDQLLKAGVADKKQANKANKEKRAQRKENKGKNNTPEINKTRQEQLAQAKRSAELNRQFNREKEKQEKLAQVKQLIEENHLDLRKYENPYYFKVGNKIKKLYVNDEITKKLGQGELAIVTLNSVYEIVPANVARKIADRDPDALVVLHKPEEES